The region CTGCCTGCCGATATAATTAATCGCAAGCGACGAGAATGAATAACCGGGATATCGTTCGATTTTAACCCCGTGTCCTTTTCTGACAATTGTATAATCTGTCATTCTCGCGCCGTCTCCGATTAGAAACAGCGTTGAATCAATCTGCATAAGAGAAGCCGTTTTATATATAATTCCTATCGGAATATCTGTTTCTGCATTTTCATATTCCAAATAAAGTTCTTCGGAGATACCGAGATTATCGGCGACATAAACCGAAGTCATATTTAAAATTTCACGCATTTCCTTAATGCGTGCGGCGATCTGTTTTATCTGGGGGTTTACACTACTTTGCGACATCACAAAATACCTGAATTTCATTTTAAGTTAAAACAAAAAATGAAAAATTCCTTTCCTCGGGGGTTATAAAT is a window of Oscillospiraceae bacterium DNA encoding:
- a CDS encoding XRE family transcriptional regulator, which codes for MSQSSVNPQIKQIAARIKEMREILNMTSVYVADNLGISEELYLEYENAETDIPIGIIYKTASLMQIDSTLFLIGDGARMTDYTIVRKGHGVKIERYPGYSFSSLAINYIGRQMDPMIVTIKSDDMPAKLVRHGGQEFNYIISGKIAVTIKDKEFFLDEGDSIYFDPSVLHGQRAMSAEASFLTVINE